The following are encoded together in the Tepidiforma bonchosmolovskayae genome:
- a CDS encoding Lrp/AsnC family transcriptional regulator: MTATSVLSTAHPETARILAVAEDGLAGFYERPFAAIAERAGLPEALVIERVRDLLEAGVVRRVRQTLNTGSLAHGALVAWKVPADALHDAFDTLFRDDPFSGHVVIRSTDSALPGAAFRLWTTVKVPQGFSLERHVAYMARVIGAEAWRVMPARCLFALGVGHVRRRSLEPGARADAPAQPQFPELTRLTPAGWQALAALKEPLEPAEIVPEPWRARADRFGLPYDAFLEAVRSLEAKGLIARFSTFLEHVKELPTGERVTRYNALFHWAVEPGREIEAGAEVGRHHIITHAYWREAGPEFGNVNIMAVAHGTEKAALLAHKAAIDAHLAEAGIPVAYTTQFWGGRSEIKPSEILPSAYETFCRERGIDPDTMREDA, translated from the coding sequence ATGACCGCCACATCCGTCCTCAGCACCGCCCACCCCGAGACCGCCCGCATCCTCGCCGTCGCCGAAGATGGCCTGGCCGGCTTCTACGAACGCCCCTTCGCCGCCATCGCTGAGCGCGCCGGCCTCCCCGAGGCGCTCGTCATCGAGCGGGTCCGCGACCTCCTCGAAGCCGGCGTCGTCCGCCGCGTCCGCCAGACACTCAACACCGGCAGCCTCGCCCACGGCGCCCTCGTCGCGTGGAAGGTCCCCGCCGATGCGCTCCACGACGCCTTCGATACTCTCTTCCGCGACGACCCCTTCTCCGGCCACGTCGTCATCCGCTCCACCGATTCGGCGCTGCCCGGCGCCGCCTTCCGGCTCTGGACCACCGTCAAGGTGCCCCAGGGCTTCTCCCTCGAACGCCACGTGGCGTACATGGCCCGCGTCATCGGCGCCGAAGCGTGGCGGGTCATGCCCGCGCGCTGCCTCTTCGCCCTTGGCGTCGGCCATGTCCGCCGCCGCAGCCTCGAGCCGGGCGCCCGCGCCGACGCCCCCGCGCAGCCGCAATTCCCCGAACTGACCCGCCTCACCCCCGCCGGGTGGCAGGCCCTCGCTGCCCTCAAAGAGCCGCTCGAGCCCGCCGAAATCGTCCCCGAGCCGTGGCGCGCCCGCGCCGATCGGTTCGGCCTCCCCTACGATGCCTTCCTCGAGGCGGTCCGCAGCCTCGAAGCCAAAGGCCTCATCGCCCGCTTCTCCACCTTCCTCGAGCACGTCAAAGAGCTCCCCACCGGCGAGCGGGTCACCCGCTACAACGCACTCTTCCACTGGGCCGTCGAACCCGGCCGCGAAATCGAGGCCGGCGCCGAAGTCGGCCGCCACCACATCATCACCCACGCCTACTGGCGCGAGGCCGGCCCCGAATTCGGCAACGTCAACATCATGGCCGTCGCCCACGGCACTGAGAAAGCCGCCCTTCTCGCCCACAAGGCCGCCATCGACGCCCACCTTGCCGAAGCCGGCATCCCCGTCGCCTACACCACCCAGTTCTGGGGCGGCCGCTCCGAAATCAAACCCTCTGAAATCCTCCCCTCCGCCTACGAAACCTTCTGCCGCGAACGCGGCATCGACCCCGACACCATGCGCGAGGACGCCTGA
- a CDS encoding aldo/keto reductase produces the protein MQYRPLNGTPLTLSAVGFGVWTVGTSWWGITDRAEGIRLLRLAFDLGITFFDTGNTYADGAAETILADALSDRRTDIVIATKFGYDLSVPPRPNQQERPHDWSPAHMRRSLEDSLRRLRTEYIDYYQLHNPRLDAIQRDDLLAALEDARREGLIRAFGVALGPAFDMRQAEEGIAAVRRGMPAQLIYNILEQELGEAIFPAARECGVGTLARVPHASGLLDGTATRATEFPPGDHRRWRIDTPEKRAAWEEGIRRAGTLAFLARDGRTLGQAAIQFILREPSIGAVIPNIYDEAGLREFAAACEAPPLTDAEYDAVQRLRAAGYPEPEGARA, from the coding sequence ATGCAGTATCGACCCCTCAACGGCACACCCCTCACCCTCTCCGCCGTCGGCTTCGGCGTCTGGACCGTCGGAACCAGCTGGTGGGGCATCACCGATCGCGCGGAGGGCATCCGCCTCCTCCGCCTCGCCTTCGACCTCGGCATCACCTTCTTCGATACCGGCAACACCTACGCCGACGGCGCTGCCGAGACCATCCTCGCTGATGCCCTCTCCGACCGCCGCACCGACATCGTCATCGCCACCAAGTTCGGCTACGACCTCTCGGTCCCGCCCCGCCCCAACCAGCAGGAGCGCCCGCACGACTGGTCCCCCGCCCACATGCGCCGCTCCCTCGAGGACTCCCTCCGCCGCCTCCGCACCGAATACATCGACTACTACCAGCTCCACAACCCCCGTCTCGACGCCATCCAGCGCGACGACCTCCTCGCCGCCCTCGAAGACGCCCGCCGCGAGGGGCTCATCCGCGCCTTCGGCGTCGCCCTCGGCCCCGCCTTCGATATGCGCCAGGCCGAGGAGGGCATCGCCGCCGTCCGCCGCGGCATGCCGGCCCAGCTCATCTACAACATCCTCGAGCAGGAGCTCGGCGAAGCCATCTTCCCCGCCGCCCGCGAATGCGGCGTCGGCACGCTCGCCCGCGTCCCCCACGCCTCCGGCCTGCTCGATGGCACCGCAACCCGCGCCACCGAATTCCCGCCCGGCGACCACCGCCGCTGGCGCATTGATACCCCCGAAAAGCGCGCCGCCTGGGAAGAGGGCATCCGCCGCGCCGGCACCCTCGCGTTCCTCGCCCGCGACGGCCGCACCCTCGGCCAGGCCGCCATCCAGTTCATCCTCCGCGAACCCTCCATCGGCGCCGTCATCCCCAACATCTACGACGAAGCCGGCCTCCGCGAGTTCGCCGCAGCCTGCGAAGCCCCGCCGCTCACCGATGCCGAATACGACGCCGTCCAGCGCCTCCGCGCGGCCGGCTACCCCGAACCCGAAGGAGCCCGCGCATGA
- a CDS encoding chlorite dismutase family protein, whose product MTAEPAPAHAARPRGPMVELDPSGRVNPKEPDRARRQFLNYAFFRIDPAFRRLPREERCALHREYVEVLRRWAARDDVILRTYTLEGLRADCDFMLWRIAHDVRRFNEMQRDLNATGMAGWLSPAYSFLSLQKRSQYVNRIEGSGQGVELLPGEGQFLFVYPFVKTRAWYALSPHARQGMMDEHIHVSAPFKGVRLNTSYSYGIDDQEFVVAFDSDYPQEFVDLVGRLRFTEASLYTQRDTPMFTCLKTEPENIFTP is encoded by the coding sequence ATGACCGCTGAACCCGCACCCGCCCACGCCGCCCGGCCGCGCGGCCCCATGGTCGAACTCGACCCCTCCGGCCGCGTCAACCCCAAGGAGCCCGACCGCGCCCGCCGTCAGTTTCTCAACTACGCCTTCTTCCGCATCGACCCCGCCTTCCGCCGGCTCCCCCGCGAAGAGCGCTGCGCCCTCCACCGCGAATACGTCGAGGTCCTCCGCCGCTGGGCCGCCCGCGATGATGTCATCCTCCGCACCTACACCCTCGAAGGGCTCCGCGCCGATTGCGACTTCATGCTCTGGCGCATCGCCCACGATGTCCGCCGCTTCAACGAGATGCAGCGCGACCTCAACGCGACGGGGATGGCCGGCTGGCTGAGCCCCGCCTACAGCTTCCTCTCCCTCCAGAAGCGCTCCCAGTACGTCAACCGGATTGAAGGCTCCGGCCAGGGCGTCGAACTCCTCCCCGGCGAAGGCCAGTTCCTCTTCGTCTACCCCTTCGTCAAAACCCGCGCCTGGTACGCCCTCAGCCCCCACGCCCGCCAGGGCATGATGGACGAGCACATCCACGTCTCCGCCCCCTTCAAGGGCGTCCGCCTCAACACCAGCTACAGCTACGGCATCGACGACCAAGAGTTCGTGGTCGCCTTCGACTCCGATTACCCCCAGGAGTTCGTCGACCTCGTCGGCCGCCTCCGCTTCACCGAGGCCTCCCTCTACACCCAGCGGGATACCCCGATGTTCACCTGCCTGAAAACGGAGCCTGAGAACATCTTTACGCCCTGA
- the cobA gene encoding uroporphyrinogen-III C-methyltransferase, with the protein MPNLTGHAWLVGAGPGDPGLLTLAARDALQQADVVLYDALIGPEVLSFARPGAELVPVGKRAGAHSMPQEEINRLLVARTAEGRRVVRLKGGDPFVFGRGGEEALALRAAGLPFTVIPGVTSAVAVPAAAGIPVTHRGLATRFTVITAADRAGEVPADLPGPAAAGTLVILMGAAALPALVERLLAAGWDPDTPAASIASGTLPGQQVVTAPLAGIAPAAAALPTPLITVVGPVATLAEQLGPGRYGPLAGRSVVVTRSRTQSSLLSEALRNLGARVIEAPAIAIRLHPEGIIADERCSSRWDWVVFTSQNAVAAVFDAFDAAGLDARAFGAARIAAVGEATAAALRARAIRPDFLPSRATSAALAAELPRASGARIFLPISSLAGPELEDALSARGAHVERVDAYDTVPETLDPATIARVQAADAITFTSASTARFLRRALAETVLAPEVRLVSIGPATSAAVRACFGRVDAEAPEPSIPALVGAVLEVLG; encoded by the coding sequence ATGCCGAACCTCACCGGCCACGCCTGGCTCGTCGGCGCCGGCCCCGGCGACCCCGGGCTCCTCACCCTCGCCGCCCGCGACGCCCTCCAGCAGGCCGACGTCGTTCTCTACGACGCGCTCATCGGGCCCGAGGTGCTCAGCTTCGCCCGCCCCGGGGCCGAGCTCGTGCCCGTCGGCAAGCGTGCCGGCGCCCACTCGATGCCCCAGGAGGAGATCAACCGCCTCCTCGTGGCCCGCACCGCCGAAGGCCGCCGTGTCGTCCGCCTCAAGGGCGGCGACCCCTTCGTCTTCGGCCGCGGCGGCGAAGAGGCCCTCGCCCTCCGTGCCGCCGGCCTCCCCTTTACCGTCATCCCCGGCGTCACCTCCGCCGTCGCCGTCCCTGCCGCCGCCGGCATCCCCGTGACCCACCGCGGCCTCGCGACCCGCTTCACCGTCATCACGGCCGCAGACCGCGCCGGCGAGGTCCCCGCCGACCTCCCCGGGCCTGCTGCCGCCGGAACGCTCGTCATCCTTATGGGCGCGGCCGCCCTCCCCGCCCTCGTCGAACGCCTCCTCGCCGCCGGCTGGGACCCGGATACCCCCGCGGCCTCCATCGCCAGCGGCACCCTCCCCGGGCAGCAGGTCGTGACCGCCCCCCTCGCCGGAATCGCCCCCGCGGCGGCCGCCCTGCCCACGCCCCTCATCACCGTCGTCGGCCCGGTCGCCACCCTCGCCGAACAGCTCGGCCCCGGCCGGTACGGGCCGCTGGCCGGCCGCTCGGTCGTCGTCACCCGCTCGCGCACGCAGTCGTCACTGCTCAGCGAGGCGCTCCGCAACCTCGGCGCCAGGGTCATCGAAGCCCCCGCCATTGCCATCCGCCTCCACCCGGAGGGCATCATTGCCGATGAGCGCTGCTCCAGCCGCTGGGACTGGGTCGTGTTCACCAGCCAGAACGCTGTCGCCGCCGTTTTCGACGCGTTCGACGCCGCCGGCCTCGATGCCCGTGCCTTCGGCGCGGCCCGCATCGCCGCTGTCGGCGAAGCCACCGCTGCCGCCCTCCGCGCCCGGGCCATCCGTCCCGACTTCCTCCCCTCCCGGGCCACGTCGGCAGCCCTCGCCGCCGAGCTCCCCCGCGCGAGCGGCGCCCGCATCTTCCTCCCCATCTCCTCGCTCGCCGGCCCCGAACTCGAAGACGCCCTCAGCGCCCGCGGCGCTCACGTCGAACGGGTCGACGCCTACGACACCGTCCCCGAAACGCTCGACCCGGCCACCATCGCCCGTGTCCAGGCCGCCGATGCCATCACCTTCACCAGCGCCTCCACGGCCAGGTTCCTCCGCCGGGCCCTCGCTGAGACCGTCCTCGCCCCGGAAGTCCGCCTCGTCAGCATCGGCCCCGCCACCTCCGCCGCCGTCCGCGCCTGCTTCGGCCGCGTCGACGCCGAGGCCCCGGAGCCCTCCATCCCCGCCCTCGTCGGCGCCGTCCTGGAGGTGCTGGGGTGA
- a CDS encoding precorrin-2 dehydrogenase/sirohydrochlorin ferrochelatase family protein has product MSILVELLPGAGPVLVVGGGTVARRKVQNLVEGGFTVVVIAPAIDDAIAALDGVTCIRRPFVHVDIDARPWALVLACTGDRGVNRTIGELARARHIPVLVADARAESTVAFPALHRDGDLLVGVSTSGADPALAARLRDSVAEALGPGRAAEVAAARAARAARRTTEPDA; this is encoded by the coding sequence GTGAGCATCCTCGTCGAACTCCTCCCCGGAGCCGGGCCCGTCCTCGTCGTCGGCGGCGGAACAGTCGCCCGCCGCAAGGTCCAGAACCTCGTCGAGGGCGGCTTCACCGTCGTCGTCATCGCCCCCGCCATCGACGACGCCATCGCCGCCCTCGACGGTGTGACGTGCATCCGCCGCCCCTTCGTCCACGTCGATATCGACGCCCGCCCGTGGGCGCTCGTCCTCGCCTGCACCGGCGACCGCGGCGTCAACCGGACCATCGGCGAGCTCGCCCGCGCCCGCCACATCCCCGTCCTCGTTGCCGACGCCCGCGCCGAGAGCACCGTCGCCTTCCCGGCGCTTCACCGCGACGGCGACCTCCTCGTCGGCGTCTCCACCTCCGGCGCCGACCCCGCCCTTGCCGCCCGCCTCCGCGATTCCGTCGCCGAAGCCCTCGGCCCCGGCCGCGCCGCAGAAGTGGCCGCCGCCCGCGCAGCCCGCGCCGCCCGCCGCACCACGGAGCCCGACGCATGA